A stretch of Lathyrus oleraceus cultivar Zhongwan6 chromosome 6, CAAS_Psat_ZW6_1.0, whole genome shotgun sequence DNA encodes these proteins:
- the LOC127093153 gene encoding late embryogenesis abundant protein D-34 — MSQEQPQRPQANQFPEATENHASDPGLVLDKNAITIGEALETSALTRAGDKPLDQSDAAAIQAAEMRATGKNQTEPGGLGAMAQSAATRNTRTMPLQKTTLADVVSGAREKLGADKAVTREDAERVIGAELRNKDDMKTTPGGVAGSMAAAATLNQKTKSG; from the exons ATGAGTCAAGAACAGCCACAGAGACCACAAGCAAATCAGTTTCCCGAGGCAACAGAGAACCACGCTTCAGATCCTGGTTTGGTTTTGGACAAGAATGCTATAACCATTGGAGAGGCGCTGGAAACTTCTGCTTTAACTCGAGCTGGTGATAAGCCGTTAGATCAGAGCGATGCTGCTGCTATACAAGCAGCGGAAATGAGAGCAACCGGAAAGAATCAAACTGAGCCGGGTGGGTTGGGAGCCATGGCTCAGTCAGCAGCAACTCGGAACACTCGTACTATGCCTCTGCAGAAAACAACATTGGCTGATGTCGTATCG GGTGCAAGGGAGAAGCTGGGAGCAGACAAGGCTGTAACACGAGAGGATGCAGAGCGAGTGATTGGAGCGGAGCTTAGAAACAAAGATGACATGAAAACTACACCGGGCGGTGTGGCTGGGTCGATGGCAGCAGCGGCCACGCTCAATCAAAAGAC GAAGAGCGGGTGA